From a single Rhinolophus ferrumequinum isolate MPI-CBG mRhiFer1 chromosome 15, mRhiFer1_v1.p, whole genome shotgun sequence genomic region:
- the MTSS2 gene encoding protein MTSS 2 isoform X1: MDGRLAELPGHIVGAPTGPRVDVLCLEPCHCAQCHVERPNLCPGERAVHRRSPAGPLGRPEETRPTCHLLFASLSREDVDRNSPHCRQEAELQSSYPIWEDFNSKATKLHSQLRTTVLAAVAFLDAFQKVADMATNTRGATRDIGSALTRMCMRHRSIETKLRQFTNALLESLINPLQERIEDWKKSVNQLDKDHAKEYKRARHEIKKKSSDTLKLQKKARKELLGKGDLQPQLDSALQDVNDMYLLLEETEKQAVRRALIEERGRFCTFITFLQPVVNGELTMLGEITHLQGIIDDLVVLTAEPHKLPPASEQVIKDLKGSDYSWSYQTPPSSPSSSSSRKSSMCSAPSSSSSAKGGGAPWPGGAQTYSPSSTCRYRSLAQPATATARLSSISSHDSGFVSQDATYSKPPSPMPSDITSQKSSSSASSEASETCQSVSECSSPTSDWAKAGPHEQPSGTTLQRRKDRVELLRDPELGPASGGTVGPSGEEAPRPRMSPATIAAKHGEEVSPAASELAMVLTRGLSLEHQKSSRDSLQYSSGYSTQTTTPSCSEDTIPSQGSDYDCYSVNGDADSEGPPEFDKSSTIPRNSNIAQNYRRLIQTKRPASTAGLPTAGLPTASGAPPGVATIRRTPSTKPTVRRALSSAGPIPIRPPIVPVKTPTVPDSPGYVGPTRAGSEECVFYSDEAASPLAPDLVKASPKRLSLPNTAWASPASEPAGYPGPGAEDEQQQLAANRHSLVEKLGELVAGAHALGEGQFPFPTALSATPSEETPILPPAATGDPPAEDMLVAIRRGVRLRRTVTNDRSAPRIL, encoded by the exons ATGGATGGCCGGCTGGCAGAGCTTCCGGGGCACATAGTGGGGGCCCCCACAGGCCCCCGTGTAGACGTGCTGTGCCTTGAGCCCTGCCATTGTGCACAGTGCCATGTGGAGCGCCCCAACCTGTGTCCTGGGGAGCGTGCTGTCCATCGGAGATCCCCTGCTGGGCCCCTGGGGAGGCCCGAGGAGACAAGACCTACCTGCCATTTACTATTTGCGTCTCTCTCGAGGGAGGATGTGGACCGAAACAGTCCCCACTGTAGACAGGAGGCTGAACTTCAG AGCTCCTACCCCATCTGGGAGGACTTCAACTCCAAAGCCACGAAGCTGCATTCCCAGCTGAG GACCACTGTGCTGGCTGCTGTGGCCTTCTTGGATGCCTTCCAGAAAGTGGCCGACATGGCCACCAACACccgag GGGCCACGCGGGACATCGGCTCAGCGCTCACGCGCATGTGCATGCGCCACCGCAGCATCGAGACCAAGCTGCGGCAGTTCACTAA CGCGCTGCTGGAAAGCCTCATCAACCCACTGCAGGAGCGCATCGAGGACTGGAAGAAGTCAGTCAACCAGCTGGATAAGGACCACGCGAAAG AGTACAAACGAGCCCGGCACGAAATCAAGAAGAAGTCTTCAGACACGCTGAAGCTGCAGAAGAAAGCGCGCAAAG AGCTACTTG GGAAAGGAGACCTGCAGCCCCAGCTGGACAGCGCCCTGCAGGACGTCAACGACATGTACCTGCTgctggaggagacagagaagcaggCGGTGCGCCGGGCCCTGATTGAAGAGCGCGGCCGCTTCTGCACCTTCATCACCTTCCTACAGCCTGTGGTG AACGGGGAGCTGACCATGCTGGGGGAGATCACCCACCTGCAGGGCATCATCGACGACCTGGTGGTGCTCACCGCAGAGCCCCACAAGCTGCCCCCCGCCAGCGAGCAG GTGATCAAAGACCTGAAGGGCTCAGACTACAGTTGGTCCTACCAGACTCCACCCTCATCGCCCAGCAGCTCCAGCTCCCGGAAGTCCAGCATGTGCAG CGCCCCCAGCAGCAGTAGCAGTGCCAAGGGTGGCGGAGCCCCGTGGCCTGGGGGTGCCCAAACATACTCACCCAGTTCCACCTGTCGCTACCGCAGCCTGGCGCAGCCAGCCACCGCCACTGCCCGCCTCTCCAGCATTTCCTCCCACGACTCTGGCTTCGTCTCCCAGGATGCCACCTACTCCAAGCCTCCCTCACCCATGCCTTCAGACATCACCAGCCAG AAGTCCTCCAGCTCTGCGTCCTCTGAGGCCTCGGAAACCTGCCAGTCCGTTAGCGAGTGCAGCTCCCCCACCTCG GACTGGGCCAAGGCTGGTCCCCACGAGCAGCCCTCGGGCACCACCCTGCAGCGGAGGAAGGACCGAGTGGAGCTGCTCCGAGACCCGGAGCTAGGCCCGGCCAGTGGGGGCACTGTGGGCCCCAGTGGAGAGGAAGCTCCACGCCCCCGCATGTCTCCTGCCACGATTGCCGCCAAG CACGGTGAGGAGGTGTCCCCTGCGGCCAGTGAGCTGGCCATGGTGCTGACCCGCGGCCTGAGCCTGGAGCACCAGAAGAGCAGCCGGGACTCGCTGCAGTACTCCAGCGGCTACAGCACGCAGACCACCACGCCCTCGTGCTCCGAGGACACCATCCCCTCCCAAG GCTCTGACTACGACTGCTACTCTGTGAACGGCGACGCAGACAGCGAGGGCCCGCCCGAGTTCGACAAGTCCTCCACCATCCCTCGCAACAGCAACATCGCCCAGAACTACCGCCGCCTGATCCAGACCAAGCGCCCAGCCTCCACAGCTGGGCTGCCCACCGCCGGGCTGCCCACCGCCTCAGGCGCACCGCCCGGCGTGGCCACCATCCGCCGCACGCCCTCCACCAAGCCCACCGTGCGCCGGGCCCTCTCCAGTGCCGGACCCATCCCCATCCGGCCGCCCATCGTCCCCGTGAAGACACCCACTGTGCCCGACTCCCCTGGCTACGTGGGGCCCACACGGGCGGGCAGCGAGGAGTGCGTCTTTTACAGCGATGAGGCCGCTTCGCCCCTGGCACCGGACCTGGTGAAGGCCTCCCCAAAGAGGCTGAGCCTGCCCAACACAGCCTGGGCCAGCCCGGCCTCCGAGCCCGCTGGCTACCCCGGGCCGGGGGCCGAGGATGAGCAGCAGCAGCTGGCCGCCAACCGGCACAGCCTGGTGGAGAAGCTCGGGGAGCTGGTGGCGGGCGCCCATGCCCTGGGCGAGGgccagttccccttccccaccgCCCTGTCAGCCACACCCTCCGAGGAGACGCCCATCTTGCCCCCAGCTGCCACTGGGGACCCCCCAGCTGAAGATATGCTGGTGGCCATCCGGCGAGGGGTGCGGCTCCGCAGGACCGTCACCAACGACAGGTCAGCGCCACGCATCTTGTGA
- the MTSS2 gene encoding protein MTSS 2 isoform X11, which translates to METAEKECGALGGLFQAIVNDMKSSYPIWEDFNSKATKLHSQLRTTVLAAVAFLDAFQKVADMATNTRGATRDIGSALTRMCMRHRSIETKLRQFTNALLESLINPLQERIEDWKKSVNQLDKDHAKEYKRARHEIKKKSSDTLKLQKKARKGKGDLQPQLDSALQDVNDMYLLLEETEKQAVRRALIEERGRFCTFITFLQPVVNGELTMLGEITHLQGIIDDLVVLTAEPHKLPPASEQVIKDLKGSDYSWSYQTPPSSPSSSSSRKSSMCSAPSSSSSAKGGGAPWPGGAQTYSPSSTCRYRSLAQPATATARLSSISSHDSGFVSQDATYSKPPSPMPSDITSQDWAKAGPHEQPSGTTLQRRKDRVELLRDPELGPASGGTVGPSGEEAPRPRMSPATIAAKHGEEVSPAASELAMVLTRGLSLEHQKSSRDSLQYSSGYSTQTTTPSCSEDTIPSQGSDYDCYSVNGDADSEGPPEFDKSSTIPRNSNIAQNYRRLIQTKRPASTAGLPTAGLPTASGAPPGVATIRRTPSTKPTVRRALSSAGPIPIRPPIVPVKTPTVPDSPGYVGPTRAGSEECVFYSDEAASPLAPDLVKASPKRLSLPNTAWASPASEPAGYPGPGAEDEQQQLAANRHSLVEKLGELVAGAHALGEGQFPFPTALSATPSEETPILPPAATGDPPAEDMLVAIRRGVRLRRTVTNDRSAPRIL; encoded by the exons AGCTCCTACCCCATCTGGGAGGACTTCAACTCCAAAGCCACGAAGCTGCATTCCCAGCTGAG GACCACTGTGCTGGCTGCTGTGGCCTTCTTGGATGCCTTCCAGAAAGTGGCCGACATGGCCACCAACACccgag GGGCCACGCGGGACATCGGCTCAGCGCTCACGCGCATGTGCATGCGCCACCGCAGCATCGAGACCAAGCTGCGGCAGTTCACTAA CGCGCTGCTGGAAAGCCTCATCAACCCACTGCAGGAGCGCATCGAGGACTGGAAGAAGTCAGTCAACCAGCTGGATAAGGACCACGCGAAAG AGTACAAACGAGCCCGGCACGAAATCAAGAAGAAGTCTTCAGACACGCTGAAGCTGCAGAAGAAAGCGCGCAAAG GGAAAGGAGACCTGCAGCCCCAGCTGGACAGCGCCCTGCAGGACGTCAACGACATGTACCTGCTgctggaggagacagagaagcaggCGGTGCGCCGGGCCCTGATTGAAGAGCGCGGCCGCTTCTGCACCTTCATCACCTTCCTACAGCCTGTGGTG AACGGGGAGCTGACCATGCTGGGGGAGATCACCCACCTGCAGGGCATCATCGACGACCTGGTGGTGCTCACCGCAGAGCCCCACAAGCTGCCCCCCGCCAGCGAGCAG GTGATCAAAGACCTGAAGGGCTCAGACTACAGTTGGTCCTACCAGACTCCACCCTCATCGCCCAGCAGCTCCAGCTCCCGGAAGTCCAGCATGTGCAG CGCCCCCAGCAGCAGTAGCAGTGCCAAGGGTGGCGGAGCCCCGTGGCCTGGGGGTGCCCAAACATACTCACCCAGTTCCACCTGTCGCTACCGCAGCCTGGCGCAGCCAGCCACCGCCACTGCCCGCCTCTCCAGCATTTCCTCCCACGACTCTGGCTTCGTCTCCCAGGATGCCACCTACTCCAAGCCTCCCTCACCCATGCCTTCAGACATCACCAGCCAG GACTGGGCCAAGGCTGGTCCCCACGAGCAGCCCTCGGGCACCACCCTGCAGCGGAGGAAGGACCGAGTGGAGCTGCTCCGAGACCCGGAGCTAGGCCCGGCCAGTGGGGGCACTGTGGGCCCCAGTGGAGAGGAAGCTCCACGCCCCCGCATGTCTCCTGCCACGATTGCCGCCAAG CACGGTGAGGAGGTGTCCCCTGCGGCCAGTGAGCTGGCCATGGTGCTGACCCGCGGCCTGAGCCTGGAGCACCAGAAGAGCAGCCGGGACTCGCTGCAGTACTCCAGCGGCTACAGCACGCAGACCACCACGCCCTCGTGCTCCGAGGACACCATCCCCTCCCAAG GCTCTGACTACGACTGCTACTCTGTGAACGGCGACGCAGACAGCGAGGGCCCGCCCGAGTTCGACAAGTCCTCCACCATCCCTCGCAACAGCAACATCGCCCAGAACTACCGCCGCCTGATCCAGACCAAGCGCCCAGCCTCCACAGCTGGGCTGCCCACCGCCGGGCTGCCCACCGCCTCAGGCGCACCGCCCGGCGTGGCCACCATCCGCCGCACGCCCTCCACCAAGCCCACCGTGCGCCGGGCCCTCTCCAGTGCCGGACCCATCCCCATCCGGCCGCCCATCGTCCCCGTGAAGACACCCACTGTGCCCGACTCCCCTGGCTACGTGGGGCCCACACGGGCGGGCAGCGAGGAGTGCGTCTTTTACAGCGATGAGGCCGCTTCGCCCCTGGCACCGGACCTGGTGAAGGCCTCCCCAAAGAGGCTGAGCCTGCCCAACACAGCCTGGGCCAGCCCGGCCTCCGAGCCCGCTGGCTACCCCGGGCCGGGGGCCGAGGATGAGCAGCAGCAGCTGGCCGCCAACCGGCACAGCCTGGTGGAGAAGCTCGGGGAGCTGGTGGCGGGCGCCCATGCCCTGGGCGAGGgccagttccccttccccaccgCCCTGTCAGCCACACCCTCCGAGGAGACGCCCATCTTGCCCCCAGCTGCCACTGGGGACCCCCCAGCTGAAGATATGCTGGTGGCCATCCGGCGAGGGGTGCGGCTCCGCAGGACCGTCACCAACGACAGGTCAGCGCCACGCATCTTGTGA
- the MTSS2 gene encoding protein MTSS 2 isoform X6, with product METAEKECGALGGLFQAIVNDMKSSYPIWEDFNSKATKLHSQLRTTVLAAVAFLDAFQKVADMATNTRGATRDIGSALTRMCMRHRSIETKLRQFTNALLESLINPLQERIEDWKKSVNQLDKDHAKEYKRARHEIKKKSSDTLKLQKKARKELLGKGDLQPQLDSALQDVNDMYLLLEETEKQAVRRALIEERGRFCTFITFLQPVVNGELTMLGEITHLQGIIDDLVVLTAEPHKLPPASEQVIKDLKGSDYSWSYQTPPSSPSSSSSRKSSMCSAPSSSSSAKGGGAPWPGGAQTYSPSSTCRYRSLAQPATATARLSSISSHDSGFVSQDATYSKPPSPMPSDITSQKSSSSASSEASETCQSVSECSSPTSDWAKAGPHEQPSGTTLQRRKDRVELLRDPELGPASGGTVGPSGEEAPRPRMSPATIAAKHGEEVSPAASELAMVLTRGLSLEHQKSSRDSLQYSSGYSTQTTTPSCSEDTIPSQGSDYDCYSVNGDADSEGPPEFDKSSTIPRNSNIAQNYRRLIQTKRPASTAGLPTAGLPTASGAPPGVATIRRTPSTKPTVRRALSSAGPIPIRPPIVPVKTPTVPDSPGYVGPTRAGSEECVFYSDEAASPLAPDLVKASPKRLSLPNTAWASPASEPAGYPGPGAEDEQQQLAANRHSLVEKLGELVAGAHALGEGQFPFPTALSATPSEETPILPPAATGDPPAEDMLVAIRRGVRLRRTVTNDRSAPRIL from the exons AGCTCCTACCCCATCTGGGAGGACTTCAACTCCAAAGCCACGAAGCTGCATTCCCAGCTGAG GACCACTGTGCTGGCTGCTGTGGCCTTCTTGGATGCCTTCCAGAAAGTGGCCGACATGGCCACCAACACccgag GGGCCACGCGGGACATCGGCTCAGCGCTCACGCGCATGTGCATGCGCCACCGCAGCATCGAGACCAAGCTGCGGCAGTTCACTAA CGCGCTGCTGGAAAGCCTCATCAACCCACTGCAGGAGCGCATCGAGGACTGGAAGAAGTCAGTCAACCAGCTGGATAAGGACCACGCGAAAG AGTACAAACGAGCCCGGCACGAAATCAAGAAGAAGTCTTCAGACACGCTGAAGCTGCAGAAGAAAGCGCGCAAAG AGCTACTTG GGAAAGGAGACCTGCAGCCCCAGCTGGACAGCGCCCTGCAGGACGTCAACGACATGTACCTGCTgctggaggagacagagaagcaggCGGTGCGCCGGGCCCTGATTGAAGAGCGCGGCCGCTTCTGCACCTTCATCACCTTCCTACAGCCTGTGGTG AACGGGGAGCTGACCATGCTGGGGGAGATCACCCACCTGCAGGGCATCATCGACGACCTGGTGGTGCTCACCGCAGAGCCCCACAAGCTGCCCCCCGCCAGCGAGCAG GTGATCAAAGACCTGAAGGGCTCAGACTACAGTTGGTCCTACCAGACTCCACCCTCATCGCCCAGCAGCTCCAGCTCCCGGAAGTCCAGCATGTGCAG CGCCCCCAGCAGCAGTAGCAGTGCCAAGGGTGGCGGAGCCCCGTGGCCTGGGGGTGCCCAAACATACTCACCCAGTTCCACCTGTCGCTACCGCAGCCTGGCGCAGCCAGCCACCGCCACTGCCCGCCTCTCCAGCATTTCCTCCCACGACTCTGGCTTCGTCTCCCAGGATGCCACCTACTCCAAGCCTCCCTCACCCATGCCTTCAGACATCACCAGCCAG AAGTCCTCCAGCTCTGCGTCCTCTGAGGCCTCGGAAACCTGCCAGTCCGTTAGCGAGTGCAGCTCCCCCACCTCG GACTGGGCCAAGGCTGGTCCCCACGAGCAGCCCTCGGGCACCACCCTGCAGCGGAGGAAGGACCGAGTGGAGCTGCTCCGAGACCCGGAGCTAGGCCCGGCCAGTGGGGGCACTGTGGGCCCCAGTGGAGAGGAAGCTCCACGCCCCCGCATGTCTCCTGCCACGATTGCCGCCAAG CACGGTGAGGAGGTGTCCCCTGCGGCCAGTGAGCTGGCCATGGTGCTGACCCGCGGCCTGAGCCTGGAGCACCAGAAGAGCAGCCGGGACTCGCTGCAGTACTCCAGCGGCTACAGCACGCAGACCACCACGCCCTCGTGCTCCGAGGACACCATCCCCTCCCAAG GCTCTGACTACGACTGCTACTCTGTGAACGGCGACGCAGACAGCGAGGGCCCGCCCGAGTTCGACAAGTCCTCCACCATCCCTCGCAACAGCAACATCGCCCAGAACTACCGCCGCCTGATCCAGACCAAGCGCCCAGCCTCCACAGCTGGGCTGCCCACCGCCGGGCTGCCCACCGCCTCAGGCGCACCGCCCGGCGTGGCCACCATCCGCCGCACGCCCTCCACCAAGCCCACCGTGCGCCGGGCCCTCTCCAGTGCCGGACCCATCCCCATCCGGCCGCCCATCGTCCCCGTGAAGACACCCACTGTGCCCGACTCCCCTGGCTACGTGGGGCCCACACGGGCGGGCAGCGAGGAGTGCGTCTTTTACAGCGATGAGGCCGCTTCGCCCCTGGCACCGGACCTGGTGAAGGCCTCCCCAAAGAGGCTGAGCCTGCCCAACACAGCCTGGGCCAGCCCGGCCTCCGAGCCCGCTGGCTACCCCGGGCCGGGGGCCGAGGATGAGCAGCAGCAGCTGGCCGCCAACCGGCACAGCCTGGTGGAGAAGCTCGGGGAGCTGGTGGCGGGCGCCCATGCCCTGGGCGAGGgccagttccccttccccaccgCCCTGTCAGCCACACCCTCCGAGGAGACGCCCATCTTGCCCCCAGCTGCCACTGGGGACCCCCCAGCTGAAGATATGCTGGTGGCCATCCGGCGAGGGGTGCGGCTCCGCAGGACCGTCACCAACGACAGGTCAGCGCCACGCATCTTGTGA
- the MTSS2 gene encoding protein MTSS 2 isoform X8, with protein METAEKECGALGGLFQAIVNDMKSSYPIWEDFNSKATKLHSQLRTTVLAAVAFLDAFQKVADMATNTRGATRDIGSALTRMCMRHRSIETKLRQFTNALLESLINPLQERIEDWKKSVNQLDKDHAKEYKRARHEIKKKSSDTLKLQKKARKGKGDLQPQLDSALQDVNDMYLLLEETEKQAVRRALIEERGRFCTFITFLQPVVNGELTMLGEITHLQGIIDDLVVLTAEPHKLPPASEQVIKDLKGSDYSWSYQTPPSSPSSSSSRKSSMCSLAQPATATARLSSISSHDSGFVSQDATYSKPPSPMPSDITSQKSSSSASSEASETCQSVSECSSPTSDWAKAGPHEQPSGTTLQRRKDRVELLRDPELGPASGGTVGPSGEEAPRPRMSPATIAAKHGEEVSPAASELAMVLTRGLSLEHQKSSRDSLQYSSGYSTQTTTPSCSEDTIPSQGSDYDCYSVNGDADSEGPPEFDKSSTIPRNSNIAQNYRRLIQTKRPASTAGLPTAGLPTASGAPPGVATIRRTPSTKPTVRRALSSAGPIPIRPPIVPVKTPTVPDSPGYVGPTRAGSEECVFYSDEAASPLAPDLVKASPKRLSLPNTAWASPASEPAGYPGPGAEDEQQQLAANRHSLVEKLGELVAGAHALGEGQFPFPTALSATPSEETPILPPAATGDPPAEDMLVAIRRGVRLRRTVTNDRSAPRIL; from the exons AGCTCCTACCCCATCTGGGAGGACTTCAACTCCAAAGCCACGAAGCTGCATTCCCAGCTGAG GACCACTGTGCTGGCTGCTGTGGCCTTCTTGGATGCCTTCCAGAAAGTGGCCGACATGGCCACCAACACccgag GGGCCACGCGGGACATCGGCTCAGCGCTCACGCGCATGTGCATGCGCCACCGCAGCATCGAGACCAAGCTGCGGCAGTTCACTAA CGCGCTGCTGGAAAGCCTCATCAACCCACTGCAGGAGCGCATCGAGGACTGGAAGAAGTCAGTCAACCAGCTGGATAAGGACCACGCGAAAG AGTACAAACGAGCCCGGCACGAAATCAAGAAGAAGTCTTCAGACACGCTGAAGCTGCAGAAGAAAGCGCGCAAAG GGAAAGGAGACCTGCAGCCCCAGCTGGACAGCGCCCTGCAGGACGTCAACGACATGTACCTGCTgctggaggagacagagaagcaggCGGTGCGCCGGGCCCTGATTGAAGAGCGCGGCCGCTTCTGCACCTTCATCACCTTCCTACAGCCTGTGGTG AACGGGGAGCTGACCATGCTGGGGGAGATCACCCACCTGCAGGGCATCATCGACGACCTGGTGGTGCTCACCGCAGAGCCCCACAAGCTGCCCCCCGCCAGCGAGCAG GTGATCAAAGACCTGAAGGGCTCAGACTACAGTTGGTCCTACCAGACTCCACCCTCATCGCCCAGCAGCTCCAGCTCCCGGAAGTCCAGCATGTGCAG CCTGGCGCAGCCAGCCACCGCCACTGCCCGCCTCTCCAGCATTTCCTCCCACGACTCTGGCTTCGTCTCCCAGGATGCCACCTACTCCAAGCCTCCCTCACCCATGCCTTCAGACATCACCAGCCAG AAGTCCTCCAGCTCTGCGTCCTCTGAGGCCTCGGAAACCTGCCAGTCCGTTAGCGAGTGCAGCTCCCCCACCTCG GACTGGGCCAAGGCTGGTCCCCACGAGCAGCCCTCGGGCACCACCCTGCAGCGGAGGAAGGACCGAGTGGAGCTGCTCCGAGACCCGGAGCTAGGCCCGGCCAGTGGGGGCACTGTGGGCCCCAGTGGAGAGGAAGCTCCACGCCCCCGCATGTCTCCTGCCACGATTGCCGCCAAG CACGGTGAGGAGGTGTCCCCTGCGGCCAGTGAGCTGGCCATGGTGCTGACCCGCGGCCTGAGCCTGGAGCACCAGAAGAGCAGCCGGGACTCGCTGCAGTACTCCAGCGGCTACAGCACGCAGACCACCACGCCCTCGTGCTCCGAGGACACCATCCCCTCCCAAG GCTCTGACTACGACTGCTACTCTGTGAACGGCGACGCAGACAGCGAGGGCCCGCCCGAGTTCGACAAGTCCTCCACCATCCCTCGCAACAGCAACATCGCCCAGAACTACCGCCGCCTGATCCAGACCAAGCGCCCAGCCTCCACAGCTGGGCTGCCCACCGCCGGGCTGCCCACCGCCTCAGGCGCACCGCCCGGCGTGGCCACCATCCGCCGCACGCCCTCCACCAAGCCCACCGTGCGCCGGGCCCTCTCCAGTGCCGGACCCATCCCCATCCGGCCGCCCATCGTCCCCGTGAAGACACCCACTGTGCCCGACTCCCCTGGCTACGTGGGGCCCACACGGGCGGGCAGCGAGGAGTGCGTCTTTTACAGCGATGAGGCCGCTTCGCCCCTGGCACCGGACCTGGTGAAGGCCTCCCCAAAGAGGCTGAGCCTGCCCAACACAGCCTGGGCCAGCCCGGCCTCCGAGCCCGCTGGCTACCCCGGGCCGGGGGCCGAGGATGAGCAGCAGCAGCTGGCCGCCAACCGGCACAGCCTGGTGGAGAAGCTCGGGGAGCTGGTGGCGGGCGCCCATGCCCTGGGCGAGGgccagttccccttccccaccgCCCTGTCAGCCACACCCTCCGAGGAGACGCCCATCTTGCCCCCAGCTGCCACTGGGGACCCCCCAGCTGAAGATATGCTGGTGGCCATCCGGCGAGGGGTGCGGCTCCGCAGGACCGTCACCAACGACAGGTCAGCGCCACGCATCTTGTGA
- the MTSS2 gene encoding protein MTSS 2 isoform X7, with product METAEKECGALGGLFQAIVNDMKSSYPIWEDFNSKATKLHSQLRTTVLAAVAFLDAFQKVADMATNTRGATRDIGSALTRMCMRHRSIETKLRQFTNALLESLINPLQERIEDWKKSVNQLDKDHAKEYKRARHEIKKKSSDTLKLQKKARKGKGDLQPQLDSALQDVNDMYLLLEETEKQAVRRALIEERGRFCTFITFLQPVVNGELTMLGEITHLQGIIDDLVVLTAEPHKLPPASEQVIKDLKGSDYSWSYQTPPSSPSSSSSRKSSMCSAPSSSSSAKGGGAPWPGGAQTYSPSSTCRYRSLAQPATATARLSSISSHDSGFVSQDATYSKPPSPMPSDITSQKSSSSASSEASETCQSVSECSSPTSDWAKAGPHEQPSGTTLQRRKDRVELLRDPELGPASGGTVGPSGEEAPRPRMSPATIAAKHGEEVSPAASELAMVLTRGLSLEHQKSSRDSLQYSSGYSTQTTTPSCSEDTIPSQGSDYDCYSVNGDADSEGPPEFDKSSTIPRNSNIAQNYRRLIQTKRPASTAGLPTAGLPTASGAPPGVATIRRTPSTKPTVRRALSSAGPIPIRPPIVPVKTPTVPDSPGYVGPTRAGSEECVFYSDEAASPLAPDLVKASPKRLSLPNTAWASPASEPAGYPGPGAEDEQQQLAANRHSLVEKLGELVAGAHALGEGQFPFPTALSATPSEETPILPPAATGDPPAEDMLVAIRRGVRLRRTVTNDRSAPRIL from the exons AGCTCCTACCCCATCTGGGAGGACTTCAACTCCAAAGCCACGAAGCTGCATTCCCAGCTGAG GACCACTGTGCTGGCTGCTGTGGCCTTCTTGGATGCCTTCCAGAAAGTGGCCGACATGGCCACCAACACccgag GGGCCACGCGGGACATCGGCTCAGCGCTCACGCGCATGTGCATGCGCCACCGCAGCATCGAGACCAAGCTGCGGCAGTTCACTAA CGCGCTGCTGGAAAGCCTCATCAACCCACTGCAGGAGCGCATCGAGGACTGGAAGAAGTCAGTCAACCAGCTGGATAAGGACCACGCGAAAG AGTACAAACGAGCCCGGCACGAAATCAAGAAGAAGTCTTCAGACACGCTGAAGCTGCAGAAGAAAGCGCGCAAAG GGAAAGGAGACCTGCAGCCCCAGCTGGACAGCGCCCTGCAGGACGTCAACGACATGTACCTGCTgctggaggagacagagaagcaggCGGTGCGCCGGGCCCTGATTGAAGAGCGCGGCCGCTTCTGCACCTTCATCACCTTCCTACAGCCTGTGGTG AACGGGGAGCTGACCATGCTGGGGGAGATCACCCACCTGCAGGGCATCATCGACGACCTGGTGGTGCTCACCGCAGAGCCCCACAAGCTGCCCCCCGCCAGCGAGCAG GTGATCAAAGACCTGAAGGGCTCAGACTACAGTTGGTCCTACCAGACTCCACCCTCATCGCCCAGCAGCTCCAGCTCCCGGAAGTCCAGCATGTGCAG CGCCCCCAGCAGCAGTAGCAGTGCCAAGGGTGGCGGAGCCCCGTGGCCTGGGGGTGCCCAAACATACTCACCCAGTTCCACCTGTCGCTACCGCAGCCTGGCGCAGCCAGCCACCGCCACTGCCCGCCTCTCCAGCATTTCCTCCCACGACTCTGGCTTCGTCTCCCAGGATGCCACCTACTCCAAGCCTCCCTCACCCATGCCTTCAGACATCACCAGCCAG AAGTCCTCCAGCTCTGCGTCCTCTGAGGCCTCGGAAACCTGCCAGTCCGTTAGCGAGTGCAGCTCCCCCACCTCG GACTGGGCCAAGGCTGGTCCCCACGAGCAGCCCTCGGGCACCACCCTGCAGCGGAGGAAGGACCGAGTGGAGCTGCTCCGAGACCCGGAGCTAGGCCCGGCCAGTGGGGGCACTGTGGGCCCCAGTGGAGAGGAAGCTCCACGCCCCCGCATGTCTCCTGCCACGATTGCCGCCAAG CACGGTGAGGAGGTGTCCCCTGCGGCCAGTGAGCTGGCCATGGTGCTGACCCGCGGCCTGAGCCTGGAGCACCAGAAGAGCAGCCGGGACTCGCTGCAGTACTCCAGCGGCTACAGCACGCAGACCACCACGCCCTCGTGCTCCGAGGACACCATCCCCTCCCAAG GCTCTGACTACGACTGCTACTCTGTGAACGGCGACGCAGACAGCGAGGGCCCGCCCGAGTTCGACAAGTCCTCCACCATCCCTCGCAACAGCAACATCGCCCAGAACTACCGCCGCCTGATCCAGACCAAGCGCCCAGCCTCCACAGCTGGGCTGCCCACCGCCGGGCTGCCCACCGCCTCAGGCGCACCGCCCGGCGTGGCCACCATCCGCCGCACGCCCTCCACCAAGCCCACCGTGCGCCGGGCCCTCTCCAGTGCCGGACCCATCCCCATCCGGCCGCCCATCGTCCCCGTGAAGACACCCACTGTGCCCGACTCCCCTGGCTACGTGGGGCCCACACGGGCGGGCAGCGAGGAGTGCGTCTTTTACAGCGATGAGGCCGCTTCGCCCCTGGCACCGGACCTGGTGAAGGCCTCCCCAAAGAGGCTGAGCCTGCCCAACACAGCCTGGGCCAGCCCGGCCTCCGAGCCCGCTGGCTACCCCGGGCCGGGGGCCGAGGATGAGCAGCAGCAGCTGGCCGCCAACCGGCACAGCCTGGTGGAGAAGCTCGGGGAGCTGGTGGCGGGCGCCCATGCCCTGGGCGAGGgccagttccccttccccaccgCCCTGTCAGCCACACCCTCCGAGGAGACGCCCATCTTGCCCCCAGCTGCCACTGGGGACCCCCCAGCTGAAGATATGCTGGTGGCCATCCGGCGAGGGGTGCGGCTCCGCAGGACCGTCACCAACGACAGGTCAGCGCCACGCATCTTGTGA